The following are from one region of the Stanieria cyanosphaera PCC 7437 genome:
- a CDS encoding serine/threonine-protein kinase has protein sequence MQGQILSSRYQIIEPLGQGGFGKTYLAEDTQLPGYPQCVVKQFNPSFNDPKFLDTARRLFKTEAETLQKLGNHPQIPQLLAHFEQEQEFYLVQQFIDGHTLSQELVSGKCWSQTKVIEFLQDCLNILDFVHSNGVIHRDVKPDNIIRRRQDNKVVLVDFGTVKEVVLAQTQLVNSTVAVGTRGYMPTEQARGKPRITSDIYALGIIAIQALIGVHPVEFQEDENGEFVWQSQANVNPQLAAVIAKMVRYHFKDRYQSAKEVLEELVNIQVTQISRSSKVEYTPTNILNLDEQNTAAKIAPGTEIVTQEKEVLETNNPLEKQSVINNYEEKNVSQTSPSKINSSYVAKTKQTQETSTSIKNTSQNNLTVKLKAFFQSETGKVVSVGLLIGAIATGGMYLFNDKAAKAQEQKRQGAIATLEELKNKKSYEECYQQTDSDEIKQAGISEEERLKIKGECGLSWAQEKASYNEFAEAFDIASEIDDKIPNYNKVQEYKEQWAEAILKQATEIYQKEGNLEKAIATIAQIKSGSSVKGKSLDLKQQWEEDYQKNARLFEASEAAISQGFWDSANSKAQEIINNAKQSHSFYWEQQGLGLKKQAETELKKLSEPNPPKNPDLPKPANSNSVPVADPPIPIKSDPKPEKPKQPTNPVIVEPPPPIDLCDGNNALITGDSCP, from the coding sequence ATGCAGGGACAAATACTTAGTTCACGCTATCAAATTATCGAACCTCTAGGGCAAGGAGGATTTGGTAAAACTTATTTAGCAGAAGATACGCAACTACCCGGATATCCTCAGTGTGTTGTCAAACAATTTAATCCTAGTTTTAACGATCCTAAATTTTTAGATACAGCAAGACGCTTATTTAAAACTGAGGCTGAAACTTTACAGAAGTTAGGCAATCATCCTCAAATTCCCCAACTACTTGCTCATTTTGAACAGGAACAGGAATTTTATTTAGTACAACAATTTATTGATGGTCATACTTTATCTCAAGAACTTGTTTCTGGTAAATGTTGGTCACAAACTAAGGTAATAGAATTCTTACAAGATTGTTTAAATATTCTTGATTTCGTCCATAGTAATGGTGTAATTCATCGAGATGTCAAGCCAGATAATATTATTCGTCGTCGGCAAGATAATAAAGTAGTATTGGTAGATTTTGGAACTGTTAAAGAAGTTGTTCTTGCTCAAACTCAATTAGTTAATTCTACAGTAGCAGTAGGAACTCGTGGCTATATGCCTACAGAGCAAGCAAGGGGAAAACCAAGAATTACCAGTGATATATATGCCTTGGGTATAATTGCTATTCAAGCTTTAATTGGAGTTCATCCTGTAGAATTTCAGGAAGATGAAAATGGTGAATTTGTTTGGCAATCTCAAGCAAATGTAAATCCACAATTGGCAGCAGTGATTGCTAAGATGGTACGCTACCATTTCAAAGATCGTTATCAATCTGCTAAAGAAGTTTTAGAAGAGTTAGTAAATATTCAAGTCACTCAAATATCAAGAAGTTCAAAAGTAGAATATACACCTACAAATATTCTTAATTTAGATGAACAAAACACAGCAGCCAAAATTGCTCCAGGAACTGAAATTGTTACACAAGAAAAAGAAGTGTTAGAAACTAATAATCCTTTGGAAAAACAATCTGTTATCAACAATTATGAAGAAAAAAATGTTTCTCAAACTTCACCAAGCAAGATTAATTCTAGTTATGTAGCAAAGACAAAACAGACACAAGAAACATCCACATCTATAAAAAATACTTCTCAAAATAATTTGACTGTAAAACTTAAAGCTTTCTTTCAATCTGAAACTGGGAAAGTTGTAAGTGTTGGTCTATTAATAGGTGCGATTGCAACAGGAGGAATGTATTTGTTCAACGATAAAGCTGCAAAAGCTCAAGAACAAAAACGTCAAGGCGCGATCGCTACTCTTGAAGAACTTAAAAACAAAAAAAGTTATGAGGAATGTTATCAACAGACTGATTCTGATGAGATCAAACAAGCTGGTATTTCAGAAGAAGAAAGATTAAAAATCAAAGGAGAATGTGGTCTTAGTTGGGCGCAAGAAAAAGCATCCTATAATGAATTTGCTGAAGCTTTTGACATAGCATCTGAAATTGATGACAAAATTCCTAACTACAACAAAGTACAGGAATATAAAGAGCAGTGGGCAGAAGCAATTCTGAAACAAGCCACAGAAATTTATCAAAAAGAAGGAAACTTAGAAAAAGCGATCGCCACAATTGCTCAAATTAAATCAGGTAGTTCTGTAAAAGGAAAATCTTTAGATTTAAAACAACAGTGGGAAGAAGATTATCAAAAGAATGCTCGACTGTTTGAAGCAAGTGAAGCTGCTATTAGTCAAGGCTTTTGGGACAGTGCTAATAGTAAAGCTCAAGAAATTATTAATAATGCCAAACAATCTCATTCTTTTTATTGGGAACAACAAGGACTTGGGTTAAAAAAACAGGCAGAAACAGAATTAAAGAAACTTTCTGAACCTAATCCTCCAAAAAATCCCGATCTACCTAAACCTGCTAATTCTAATTCTGTTCCTGTTGCAGATCCTCCCATACCAATTAAAAGCGATCCAAAGCCTGAGAAACCTAAACAACCCACTAATCCCGTTATTGTTGAACCGCCACCACCAATAGATCTTTGTGACGGTAACAATGCCCTAATTACAGGTGATAGTTGCCCCTAG
- a CDS encoding transporter substrate-binding domain-containing protein, which yields MIKFILYKKVWQQAFLLGLLLIVWVNPAQSKELPKSLRVGTKPFAPFAFIQNGQYIGFSIDLWNAIANQLNIEYELYGEETVTDLLNSVSSSSTDVAIAGITITAEREKTVDFSHPFFESGLQIMVPLRSNSLAVPSFLGIIFSPIFLNTIGVLLVVILISAHLLWFFERKHNPEMFPKEYLSGIGEACWWSVVTVVTVGYGDKTPKGIPGRMIAVVWMFSGVLLISYFTASISSALTVQKLENSIQGIESLNGKRVATVKGSTASQYLANLPINITEFEQVEDVFKSLEEHQVDAVVYDAPVLKHYASQQGVGKVQVVGSVFAKQSYGIALKQDSLYREQINQALLKLQENGTYEELYEKWFGQVN from the coding sequence ATGATTAAGTTTATTTTGTATAAAAAGGTTTGGCAGCAAGCTTTTTTACTTGGGCTATTACTAATTGTTTGGGTTAATCCTGCCCAGTCCAAAGAATTACCTAAATCTTTGCGAGTAGGCACTAAACCATTTGCTCCTTTTGCTTTTATTCAAAATGGTCAATATATTGGTTTCAGCATCGATTTGTGGAATGCTATTGCTAATCAATTAAATATTGAATACGAACTTTATGGAGAGGAAACTGTCACCGATTTATTAAATTCAGTAAGTTCTAGTAGTACCGATGTAGCGATCGCGGGAATTACAATTACTGCCGAACGGGAAAAAACCGTAGATTTTTCGCATCCTTTCTTTGAATCAGGACTGCAAATTATGGTTCCTCTTCGTTCTAATTCTTTGGCAGTACCTAGCTTTCTCGGGATAATTTTTTCACCTATTTTTTTAAATACAATAGGTGTCCTGCTAGTAGTTATCCTAATTTCTGCTCATTTACTTTGGTTTTTTGAACGTAAACATAACCCAGAAATGTTTCCCAAAGAATATCTTTCTGGAATTGGAGAAGCTTGTTGGTGGTCAGTAGTGACTGTTGTCACTGTAGGATATGGAGACAAAACGCCCAAAGGAATACCAGGTCGTATGATTGCCGTAGTTTGGATGTTTAGTGGCGTTTTACTGATTTCTTATTTTACTGCCTCTATAAGTTCTGCTCTTACTGTTCAAAAGCTTGAAAACTCAATACAAGGTATTGAAAGTCTTAACGGAAAACGAGTAGCTACAGTGAAAGGAAGTACTGCCTCTCAATATCTGGCTAATCTTCCTATCAATATCACAGAGTTCGAGCAAGTAGAAGATGTTTTTAAGTCCCTCGAAGAACATCAAGTAGATGCAGTTGTTTACGACGCTCCAGTATTAAAGCATTATGCTTCTCAACAAGGAGTCGGAAAAGTTCAAGTGGTAGGTTCAGTTTTTGCTAAACAAAGCTATGGCATTGCTCTCAAGCAAGACAGTCTTTATAGAGAACAAATAAACCAGGCTTTACTAAAACTTCAAGAAAATGGTACTTATGAAGAACTTTATGAAAAATGGTTTGGTCAGGTTAATTAG
- a CDS encoding COP23 domain-containing protein — protein MKNQLVQMLILISATTLNLVAGTKLTLAENPVQYSCINYQGNPMTIADTPRGKIPLISWKSTFFTNGGYTPEQRCQAVTARFQQHADAGSLRYVDSGTINKQPVICVVERTNSPTKPYKCKQDGLLLTLEPKDNPKEVLKTLFDVSSRVSNGAITRGGVINIEDFLQNAPTMKESDSLPSSGNFEDFDGLLFNNQQQ, from the coding sequence ATGAAAAATCAATTAGTTCAAATGCTTATCTTAATATCTGCTACTACTCTTAATCTTGTTGCTGGAACAAAACTTACTTTGGCTGAAAATCCAGTTCAGTATTCCTGTATTAACTATCAAGGAAATCCAATGACAATTGCCGATACCCCTAGAGGTAAAATTCCTCTAATTAGTTGGAAGAGTACCTTTTTTACCAACGGTGGTTATACTCCTGAACAACGTTGTCAAGCCGTGACTGCCCGTTTTCAGCAACACGCTGATGCGGGAAGTTTGAGATATGTAGACAGTGGCACTATCAATAAGCAACCAGTAATTTGTGTAGTAGAACGAACTAATTCTCCTACCAAGCCCTACAAATGCAAGCAAGACGGTTTACTACTTACCTTAGAACCTAAAGATAATCCTAAAGAAGTACTCAAAACTCTTTTTGATGTTTCTAGCAGAGTGAGTAACGGAGCAATTACGAGAGGTGGTGTAATTAATATCGAAGACTTTTTACAGAACGCTCCAACAATGAAAGAATCTGATTCTTTGCCTTCTTCTGGAAATTTTGAGGATTTTGACGGATTATTGTTCAATAATCAGCAACAATAA
- a CDS encoding ShlB/FhaC/HecB family hemolysin secretion/activation protein encodes MGYLRGLIVSCNLLLVIYTALLSNISSVHADESSATTSTDSNSVVAKSSSNCPKIERSHSTIFIRKIEFIDAKGEPYQPLISKEKLEPIIKSLEGCSVTQDKLTEAEEKINQWYIGEGYITSRAFFQGMTNGVAKIGIIEGSIEKITIENSPRLEQYVRSRLERSVSKPFKVSKLEEQLRLLKADPLLEKVQASLRTGSQKGQNQLIVNVTEAKPFVNSMGVDNYTPPSIGSENLSYNLAYRNILGFGDTFSTNYNPSFEAIGGTYNLEFGYGIPLNSMDGTLQLRTAINRNKVISGQFEELEIEGETELYELSFRQPLVLTPRKEFALSLGFAYQDGQTFTFQGPTPFGFGPDEDGISRTSVLQLGQEYTQRDVSGAWAFGSKFRCGLDIFNATDNSDSLPDGQFFSWLAQAQRVQVLNDDNFLIIQADLQLTPNSLLPSEQFVIGGGQSVRGYRQNARSGDSGFRFSIEDRITLAKNQAGEPAFILAPFFDMGSVWNVDDNPNIIPEQNFIAALGLGFLVQPIPGLNLRFDYAPPLFDLSDREDSLQDNGFYFSANYNF; translated from the coding sequence ATGGGATACTTAAGAGGTTTAATTGTAAGTTGCAATCTTCTACTAGTAATCTATACTGCTCTTTTGAGTAATATTTCTTCAGTTCATGCTGATGAAAGTAGTGCTACAACTTCTACAGATAGTAATTCAGTTGTTGCCAAGTCTTCTTCTAACTGTCCAAAAATTGAGCGATCGCACTCAACAATTTTCATTCGTAAAATTGAATTTATTGATGCTAAAGGTGAACCATACCAACCTTTGATCAGTAAAGAGAAATTAGAGCCAATTATTAAGTCTCTGGAAGGATGTTCTGTAACTCAAGACAAGTTAACTGAAGCAGAAGAAAAAATTAACCAATGGTATATAGGCGAAGGATATATAACTTCTAGAGCTTTTTTTCAAGGAATGACTAATGGCGTTGCCAAGATTGGCATTATTGAGGGAAGTATTGAAAAAATTACCATAGAAAATTCACCAAGATTAGAACAATATGTCCGTTCTCGTTTAGAACGAAGTGTGAGTAAACCTTTTAAGGTAAGTAAACTAGAAGAACAACTGCGTCTCCTGAAAGCAGATCCTTTACTAGAAAAAGTGCAAGCTAGTTTGAGAACAGGTAGTCAAAAGGGTCAAAATCAACTAATTGTCAACGTCACTGAAGCCAAACCTTTTGTCAATAGTATGGGTGTAGATAACTATACTCCTCCGAGTATTGGTTCTGAAAACTTAAGTTACAATTTAGCCTATCGCAATATTTTGGGATTTGGGGATACATTTTCTACTAATTACAATCCTAGTTTTGAGGCTATAGGTGGTACTTATAACTTAGAGTTTGGTTATGGAATCCCTCTCAATTCTATGGATGGTACTTTACAACTGAGAACAGCTATAAATCGCAATAAAGTAATTAGCGGACAGTTTGAAGAACTAGAAATTGAGGGAGAAACTGAACTATATGAACTTTCTTTTCGACAGCCTTTAGTTTTAACTCCGCGAAAAGAATTTGCTTTATCTTTAGGCTTTGCCTATCAAGATGGACAAACTTTTACGTTTCAAGGTCCTACTCCCTTTGGTTTTGGCCCAGATGAAGATGGGATTAGTCGCACCAGCGTCTTACAATTAGGGCAGGAATATACTCAGCGAGATGTTTCTGGAGCGTGGGCTTTTGGTTCTAAGTTTCGTTGTGGTCTAGATATTTTTAATGCTACCGATAATTCTGATTCTCTTCCTGATGGTCAGTTTTTTAGTTGGTTAGCTCAGGCTCAAAGGGTACAAGTTCTTAATGATGACAATTTTTTAATTATTCAAGCTGACTTACAATTAACACCTAATAGCTTACTACCTTCAGAACAATTTGTTATTGGCGGAGGTCAATCAGTAAGGGGTTATCGTCAAAATGCTCGTTCTGGTGACAGTGGGTTTCGTTTTTCTATTGAAGACAGAATCACGTTAGCCAAAAATCAAGCTGGAGAACCAGCATTCATCCTGGCACCCTTTTTTGATATGGGTTCGGTTTGGAATGTAGATGATAATCCTAATATCATACCAGAGCAGAATTTTATTGCTGCTTTAGGTTTAGGATTTTTAGTGCAACCCATACCAGGACTAAATCTCAGATTTGATTATGCCCCACCTTTGTTTGACTTAAGCGATCGCGAAGATAGTCTGCAAGATAATGGCTTTTATTTTAGTGCTAATTATAACTTCTAA